Genomic window (Tardiphaga sp. vice304):
GTCTGAATCGCGTTGACTCCGCCGACCCTCTTAGCTTTATAATAGAACATAGCATGAACAATTGAGCCAGTCTTTGGTTCTCTAAACATCTGAATTACTGGCAATCTGAGGAGCGACGCATGAGCGGCGATCGCACAACCATGCTTGCGCATCTGCGCGGCAGCATCGAACGCGTCGAGACGCATTCGGATACCTACGCGCCCGATCGGGTTCCACTGGGCCATGCCGAGGCCGATGCCGCATTGAAGGGCGGGCTGGCGCGCGGCGCGCTGCACGAGGTGTTCTGCGAGGGACGCCAGAGTGCCGCGGCGACCGGCTTCATCGCGGGTCTCGCGCGACGCATCAGCCCGGACCGGCCGCTGCTGTGGATCCGGCAGGATTTTGCCGAGCGCGAGACTGGCGCACTCGCGATGAGTGGCTGGAACGAACTCGGGCTCGATCCGCGCGGCCTCGTCACGGTGCGCGCGCCCGATGTCGAGACGGCGTTGCGCACCACCGCGGACGCTCTCGCCTGCGACGCGCTGGGCGGCGTGGTGCTGGAGAGTTTTGGCGAGAGCAGGCAGTTCGATCTGGTCGTCAGCCGCAAGCTGACGCTGGCGGCGCGCGGCTCCGGCGTCACGGCGTTGTTGTTGCGCGTCGCGGCGATGCCGACGGCGTCGACCGCAGAAACCAGATGGATCGTGCGCTCGGCGCATTCGCCGCCCGGCAATGCCTGGCAGGTATGGGGCGCGCCGATGCTGGACGCGCAACTGGTTCGCAATCGTCATGGCCCGAACGGCCAATGGATCATGGAATGGAAGTCTGATGAGTGTGTTTTCCGTGAAGCGACGTATGCTCAGCCTGTTCCTGCCACGGCTGCCCACCGACCGCCTGCAGCGGCTGCGCACGCGCAGCGGCGCGCCGGATAACAAAGCGTTTTCGAGCGAAGTGGGGACCGGTTCGCGCGAAGAAAACGCGTCCAACCAAAAAGCCAACCCGGTCATCGTTGTCGCCAAGCACAGCAACGCGCTGCAGATCGCGGCACTCGATCATGCGGCGGCCAAACTCGGACTCGAAGTCGGCCTGCCGCTGGCCAATGCCCGCGCGATGTGCCCGGACATCCAGGTGTTCGACTCCGATCCCGCCGCCGACCGGCTGCTGCTCAACCACATCGCCGACTGGTGCGACCGCTTCACGCCCTTGGTGGCGCTCGACGGGCCGGACGCGTTGTTTCTCGACATCACCGGCTGCGCGCATCTGTTCGGTGGCGAGGCGGCCTTGATGCAGATGCTGTGCGCCGCGCTGGCCGCGCAGGGCTTTGTCGTGAGTGCTTCGATCGCCGGCACCTCGATTTGCGCGCGCACGCTGAGCCGCAACAGCCACGGCCGGATCATTGCGGACGGCGCGGAGGCCGAGGCGGTCAAGGCGTTGCCGGTGTTCACGCTCGGCGCCGCAGAGGCGATCACGCGCGGGCTGCGCCGCGCCGGGCTGAAGACCATCGGCGACGTCGCCTCGCGCGCGCGCCACGAGATCACCGCGCGGTTCGGCGCGGAATTCACGACGCTGCTCGAGCAGGCGCTCGGGCAATCTGATGCGCCAATCTCCCCGCGAAAACCGCTGCCGGATTACATCGTCGAAAAACGCTTTCCCGAACCGGTCGCGACCGACGGCGTGATCGCCGCGACGTTGTCGAGCCTCGCCGCGATGCTGGTCGGCGCGATGGACAAACAGGGCAAGGGCGCGCGACGGCTGGAAGCCAGCTTCTTCCGCACCGACGGCGCGGTGCGCTCGATCACGGTGGAGACCGGGCAGGCCGTGACCAAGGTCGCGGTGATCGAGCGATTGTTCCGCGAGCGGCTGGATTCGATCGCCGATCCGCTCGATCCCGGCTTCGGCTTCGACCTCATTCGGCTGTCGGCGAGGCGCACCGAGATCGTGGTGCAGCAGCAGCGCGACCTCGACGCCAATGTGCACGACAATGACGAGTTGGCCGCGCTGATCGACCGCATCGCGGCGCGGATCGGCGCGAAGCGCGTCGTCGTGCACCTGCCGGTCGACACCCATATTCC
Coding sequences:
- a CDS encoding ImuA family protein; its protein translation is MSGDRTTMLAHLRGSIERVETHSDTYAPDRVPLGHAEADAALKGGLARGALHEVFCEGRQSAAATGFIAGLARRISPDRPLLWIRQDFAERETGALAMSGWNELGLDPRGLVTVRAPDVETALRTTADALACDALGGVVLESFGESRQFDLVVSRKLTLAARGSGVTALLLRVAAMPTASTAETRWIVRSAHSPPGNAWQVWGAPMLDAQLVRNRHGPNGQWIMEWKSDECVFREATYAQPVPATAAHRPPAAAAHAQRRAG
- a CDS encoding Y-family DNA polymerase, producing the protein MSVFSVKRRMLSLFLPRLPTDRLQRLRTRSGAPDNKAFSSEVGTGSREENASNQKANPVIVVAKHSNALQIAALDHAAAKLGLEVGLPLANARAMCPDIQVFDSDPAADRLLLNHIADWCDRFTPLVALDGPDALFLDITGCAHLFGGEAALMQMLCAALAAQGFVVSASIAGTSICARTLSRNSHGRIIADGAEAEAVKALPVFTLGAAEAITRGLRRAGLKTIGDVASRARHEITARFGAEFTTLLEQALGQSDAPISPRKPLPDYIVEKRFPEPVATDGVIAATLSSLAAMLVGAMDKQGKGARRLEASFFRTDGAVRSITVETGQAVTKVAVIERLFRERLDSIADPLDPGFGFDLIRLSARRTEIVVQQQRDLDANVHDNDELAALIDRIAARIGAKRVVVHLPVDTHIPERAMAMAPAQHQLIVASQAVWPARAPDEPPLRPLRLFAYPELIKVIAGVPDGPPAQFRWRRATHAVVRAEGPERVAMEWWRSHGELLTRDYFRVEDEAGLRFWLYRDGLYGREKISEEGLPVSPDWFMHGLFA